One Ethanoligenens harbinense YUAN-3 genomic window carries:
- a CDS encoding PTS mannitol-specific transporter subunit IIBC: MENISSAVAASGAQKHGSAKAHVQKFGGFLAGMVMPNIGAFIAWGLITALFIPTGWLPNPSFNKLVTPMITYLLPLLIGYTGGKIIYGTRGGVAGAIATIGVIIGSPITMFLGAMIMGPLAGYIIKRFDKAIDGKIPAGFEMLVNNFSIGIFSGILALLGFSFVGPFVTTVSDALGAAAQWITNIHMLPLIAILVEPAKVLFLNNAINHGIFDPIGIAQAKAVGKSIFFLLETDPGPGLGVLLAYAFFGKGTAKTSAPGAVLIHFFGGIHEIYFPYILMNPLLLLGVIGGGIAADFTFVVTGAGLVATCSPGSIIAVILMSPKGGLFPILFGIAVGSVVSFLISSVIVKRSAYTEDADQALSDAQSKVSQMKAESKGKAAAATTATVSKMPSLIIFACDAGMGSSAMGETLLRKKLKDAGITEIEVRHSPVNEIPADAEIVFTQQSLAERAASVVPNATIITVNNFLDNKAYDNYIATLPAQQPKDAPVKIPDLIVFACDAGMGSSAMGETLLRKKLKDAGLTGIEVKHAPVNEIPANAEVVFTQQSLVERAAGTVPNATIIPVNNFLDNKTYDAYIVSLKEHMVHA; encoded by the coding sequence ATGGAGAATATTAGTTCTGCCGTAGCCGCTTCCGGAGCCCAAAAGCACGGCAGCGCAAAAGCCCATGTACAAAAATTCGGCGGATTTTTGGCCGGCATGGTGATGCCAAACATTGGTGCTTTTATCGCCTGGGGGCTTATCACCGCCCTGTTCATTCCGACCGGCTGGCTGCCGAACCCATCGTTCAACAAACTGGTCACACCCATGATCACCTATCTTCTGCCTCTCCTGATCGGATATACCGGCGGCAAGATCATTTACGGCACCCGCGGCGGCGTAGCCGGAGCGATTGCGACTATCGGCGTGATCATCGGCTCCCCCATCACCATGTTTCTGGGAGCCATGATCATGGGACCGTTGGCCGGTTACATCATCAAGCGCTTCGACAAAGCGATCGACGGAAAAATCCCGGCCGGCTTTGAAATGCTGGTGAACAACTTCTCGATCGGCATTTTTTCAGGCATTCTGGCACTGCTTGGTTTTTCTTTCGTCGGGCCTTTTGTGACCACCGTTTCGGATGCGCTGGGCGCCGCGGCGCAGTGGATTACCAACATCCACATGCTGCCGTTGATTGCCATCCTGGTCGAACCGGCAAAGGTTTTGTTCCTGAACAACGCCATCAACCACGGCATTTTCGATCCGATCGGCATCGCGCAGGCCAAAGCCGTGGGGAAATCCATCTTCTTCCTGCTGGAAACGGACCCCGGTCCAGGCCTTGGTGTTTTGCTTGCCTATGCCTTCTTTGGAAAGGGCACGGCCAAAACTTCGGCACCCGGCGCCGTTCTCATCCATTTCTTCGGCGGTATCCATGAGATCTATTTCCCGTATATCCTGATGAACCCGCTCCTGCTCCTCGGCGTGATCGGCGGCGGCATCGCGGCGGATTTCACTTTTGTGGTAACGGGCGCAGGCCTGGTGGCCACCTGCTCTCCGGGCAGCATCATCGCGGTAATCCTGATGAGTCCGAAGGGCGGCCTGTTCCCCATCCTGTTCGGCATTGCGGTAGGCTCGGTCGTATCGTTCCTGATCTCCTCGGTCATTGTCAAACGCTCCGCCTATACGGAAGACGCCGACCAGGCGCTTTCCGACGCACAGAGCAAAGTTTCCCAAATGAAAGCGGAAAGCAAAGGAAAGGCCGCCGCAGCAACAACCGCAACGGTTTCCAAAATGCCCTCGCTCATCATCTTCGCGTGTGACGCGGGCATGGGCTCTTCCGCAATGGGCGAGACACTTCTTCGGAAAAAACTGAAAGACGCCGGGATCACCGAGATCGAAGTGCGGCACTCGCCGGTGAACGAGATCCCCGCAGACGCGGAAATCGTGTTCACTCAACAGAGCCTGGCCGAACGGGCGGCAAGCGTGGTGCCAAATGCGACCATCATCACCGTCAACAACTTTTTGGATAACAAAGCATACGACAACTACATCGCCACCCTGCCGGCTCAGCAACCCAAAGACGCCCCTGTCAAAATCCCCGATCTGATCGTTTTTGCCTGTGACGCGGGCATGGGGTCCTCGGCGATGGGCGAAACGCTCCTCCGGAAAAAACTGAAAGACGCCGGTCTGACCGGCATTGAAGTCAAACACGCCCCTGTCAATGAGATTCCCGCAAACGCCGAAGTCGTGTTCACCCAGCAGAGCCTGGTCGAACGGGCGGCCGGAACCGTACCGAACGCGACGATTATCCCGGTCAATAATTTTCTGGACAATAAGACATACGATGCATACATCGTTTCTTTGAAAGAACACATGGTGCACGCTTAA
- a CDS encoding response regulator, with protein MLTAILFDDEKPDFLMLERYLRDTGRVQVLGAYRTYSGLMDAARNQKPDVAFLDVEPPEKSGLAAARELQKVSPETDTVFVSACRQYALDAFDLNAVDYLLKPVQIGRLMRTVERLCERRRLRTGEALEPPSGFQLRCMGEFNLYDGENGFLHWPTQKTQELLAFLWRNRGRTVGTSVLTETLWPELDNVRARNNLYTTIYNLKKELGRFVGEEVAISKSSGGYQLFTTLKSDAECIEELLKTVGQGEFEEDLRRYRQAMSLYTGNLFGAEDYAWAHGAQAFLLELFQKHGMRLANRLLGKNRWREAQEILQYLLLRDPCCEGAYILLIRTHAVAGDVAETRQCYMRYCKMMQNEFAVTPRELDEILGKAGASARNVHKPLDA; from the coding sequence ATGCTGACAGCGATCTTGTTTGACGATGAAAAACCGGATTTTCTCATGTTGGAGCGGTACCTGCGCGATACCGGCCGCGTGCAGGTGCTTGGCGCCTATCGGACCTATAGCGGGCTCATGGATGCGGCGCGGAACCAAAAACCGGATGTGGCGTTCCTGGATGTGGAGCCCCCGGAAAAAAGCGGGTTGGCGGCAGCGCGGGAGCTGCAGAAGGTTTCACCCGAAACCGACACGGTGTTTGTTTCGGCTTGCCGGCAGTATGCGCTGGACGCATTCGATCTCAACGCGGTGGACTATCTGCTCAAGCCGGTGCAAATCGGGCGGCTGATGCGGACCGTGGAGCGGCTGTGCGAAAGGCGCAGGCTGCGCACGGGAGAGGCCCTGGAGCCTCCGTCCGGCTTTCAACTGCGGTGTATGGGCGAATTTAACCTGTACGACGGCGAAAACGGCTTTTTGCACTGGCCGACCCAGAAGACACAGGAGCTGCTGGCTTTCCTTTGGCGCAACCGCGGGCGGACGGTCGGCACCTCTGTGCTGACGGAAACGCTTTGGCCCGAGCTGGACAATGTGCGCGCCCGCAACAACCTGTATACGACGATCTATAATCTGAAAAAGGAACTGGGCCGGTTTGTGGGCGAGGAAGTGGCCATCAGCAAAAGCAGCGGTGGTTACCAGCTTTTCACCACGCTTAAAAGCGATGCCGAATGCATCGAGGAGCTGCTGAAAACAGTGGGACAGGGTGAATTTGAAGAAGACCTGCGGCGCTACAGACAGGCGATGTCGCTCTATACCGGAAACCTGTTCGGCGCAGAAGACTATGCTTGGGCGCATGGCGCACAGGCTTTTCTGCTGGAACTTTTCCAAAAGCACGGGATGCGGCTCGCCAACCGCCTGCTGGGTAAAAACCGTTGGCGGGAAGCGCAGGAGATCCTCCAGTACCTGCTGCTGCGCGACCCCTGCTGTGAGGGCGCCTATATCCTGCTGATACGCACGCATGCTGTTGCCGGCGATGTTGCCGAAACGCGCCAGTGCTATATGCGGTATTGCAAGATGATGCAGAACGAGTTTGCCGTAACGCCGCGGGAACTGGACGAAATTCTCGGGAAAGCCGGCGCTTCCGCACGCAATGTACATAAGCCGCTTGACGCCTAG
- a CDS encoding SpaA isopeptide-forming pilin-related protein, whose product MIKAVKRKLLSMMAVITAAAVGLTAIAPSLTAEAATIGFPIFDQITLTDTSKNLSVTVNDTGSPATLGSAANLIGTDDSVSLSYHFTIANTTTTQRVNSGDTYGFTIPSQLIMAGYAGLSNYPLKDGNGDQVATVNITPAGVGTLTFSDYVNDHSNLTGTFTFNSTFNKSNISNGTTVPVQFQVDGYAQPFTIDTVFSQSAPTNQKSGSVPDANGNITWTVRLNTSGNTIPAGSSISDPITGYQTYVPGTFKITDATKKTTVLDSGAATDSSVYTAGSTPTGLNAVTGTLAYTFANGFTDNDEYDVTYQTHITDPSQYFSGSQIGNTLTFKHAGWSDQQVTASGVTISKPNYITKTGSYGSGAVTWTIQYDNDSTPEDLHNVVITDPIPAGTTLQNVYLNGSATPLTLDSSPAAVSNGSAGYNSTGYLPAPGKYSVITTSSGKTLVYNAGEITSQQTLKLVTAIDNPNYNQVNDPGYSNTATIWAGDNGYIAGGVSSGSASVGTGVNVIQKSVLSQYDPSTHQIQWKILINKTGQTLPAGTFVSDTIPTGLSYVPGTFKLVDVTQSNSVVYDSGASGDGAVYSAGAIKYTFGSAFTDQYAITYTTVVNDPAVYANNVVNKAYPNTAVLNPNNSSNTSSSTATAYVTSNTLKKSGSYDHVNRAINWTVTVNQDKTQLDNVVVKDLLNGTGMSNFALDQSSVKATDSHGNPVSFTDDFTNGLTVNLGNISDQITITFSTKLTPDAFTYFVTNNANQTISTSNQATMTTDTWPDHTVTSNTAQVQISNTVVSKSGSTSTSSNVDYIDWSVQINQNAVQISNGVISDTLPAGLTLDTSSVKLYQQTLQTDGTYAANPTQVNQSNYSMTYDATSGNFVFTLPASITSPYLLTFRTYISSSYYNKTATFSNYVTFNGTGFTQTSNTTSGGTRYYGASGSADGTYGTITILKKDTSNTKILPGATFTMNDGYSTRTATTDSNGQANFGMLRFGTYTFTETKAPDNYQLDSTPFQVTVGSTTPTVTYTKTDTLKNGTIQFTKLGDNGTGLAGAVFTLYQADGTTPVTKNNVNVTATSNQYGQVEFDNIPYGTYVIKETATPDGYLPITIGGVQLLDSNASIDTANGNTLNLDTGTYDGTHVLAASARTDAAGGSITVTKVDQSSPSTTLTGAVFVLMQNGSQVGSPQTTGQNGVAKFTGLASGTYTLHEQTPPTDYGTAADYTFTIDGTKPLAQRNLTYTATDAKLTGTVTFKKVDGSGNGLGGAVFRLRTSGGTPVADATSSSDPATLGQVTFTGVPYGDGYTIEEVTGVRNHAMMAQPYTFSLHQPSLDLDALNTANHVSPNPFINTLKTANVWFSKTDGASALDGATFGLYTDAGMTHQIGMATSVGGKVTFGNVPYSDSPYYVQELSTPDDAHYQKAASFSFYLNDNTLGVSNGAVQLTKTNTSALSGGVSPFDANGNVADAPQGSITVRKTDAQIGSVLQSAAFQLLDANKNVLATGSTNAYGLLVFGNLRLNATGNTVFYLHELNPPADYALLTLDTQVVLNYANSKANLSNLDVTQPVGNTLKTGTIQFTKRGTGDVALQGAVYTLYTKTASGGKGSALAATDTRPNPVTSGQNGLVQFTNVPYGDYIIEETGTQSGTPAADYTVSSAEISVGLHDASGGTVTLPDVTDTLKTGSVQFTKKAADGSNLAGATFTLTGAGGYSQQVTSDQNGLVKFTDVPYGEYTLTETGAPVDYTIVAPVAVSLHDSTTNGTGSLTMHDMVDALKTGAIQFTKNGAGGPLDGVTFTLYDADGVHPIADSNGKAITAVSGQNGQAGVVRFTNIPYGNYKIWETGTPADYLPYTAAIPVSLHDGQVDADDTLQLNAVTNTLKTGTVQFTKKAADGSNLAGATFTLTSAGGYSQQVTSDQNGLVKFTDVPYGEYTLTETGAPADYTIVVPVAVSLHDSTTNGTGSLTMHDMVDALKTGTVQFTKKAADGSNLAGATFTLTGAGGYSQQVTSDQNGLVKFTDVPYGEYTLTETGAPADYTIVAPVAVSLHDSTTNGTGSLTMHDMVDALKTGTVQFTKKAADGSNLAGATFTLTGASGYSQQVTSDKNGLVKFTDVPYGEYTLTETGAPADYTIVAPVAVSLHDSTTGGTGSLTMHDMVDALKTGTVQFTKKAADGSNLAGATFTLTGASGYSQQVTSDQSGLVKFTDVPYGEYTLTETGAPADYTIVAPVAVSLHDSTTNGTGSLTMHDMVDALKTGTVQFTKKAADGSNLAGATFTLTGAGGYSQQVTSDKNGLVKFTDVPYGEYTLTETGAPADYTIVAPVAVSLHNSTTNGTGSLTMHDMVDALKTGTIQFTKWAQNGGVLPGATFTLTGGSVSKTATSDQNGVVKFTDVPYGDYVITETGVPANYVAVSPISVSLHDGNTSIHSGTLDLGRVTDTIKTGDVVVHDGGETPGQVVTIYDQNGNPIASGVTDANGNVVFHDVPYGSYVVKIGDKIVPVALNSPTANVDLAANPYTGMTGEDLPPYAALGALMLALGGATLALKRRRKHE is encoded by the coding sequence ATGATAAAAGCAGTCAAAAGGAAATTGCTCTCCATGATGGCGGTCATCACGGCCGCGGCCGTGGGGCTGACGGCCATCGCGCCGTCACTGACGGCAGAGGCGGCAACCATCGGGTTCCCAATCTTCGATCAGATCACGCTGACCGATACCTCGAAAAACCTCAGTGTAACGGTCAACGATACGGGCAGCCCCGCGACGCTCGGCAGCGCGGCCAACCTGATCGGTACCGACGACAGCGTGAGCCTGTCCTATCATTTCACGATTGCAAACACCACGACCACCCAGCGGGTCAACAGCGGCGATACATACGGGTTCACCATCCCGTCCCAGCTCATTATGGCGGGGTATGCCGGACTGAGCAATTATCCTCTGAAAGACGGAAACGGCGATCAGGTCGCCACCGTCAATATCACACCGGCCGGTGTGGGCACGCTGACATTTTCGGATTATGTCAACGACCATTCCAACCTGACCGGCACCTTTACGTTTAACTCGACGTTTAACAAATCGAATATTTCCAACGGCACCACGGTGCCTGTCCAGTTTCAGGTGGACGGTTATGCACAGCCGTTTACCATCGACACCGTATTTTCGCAGAGCGCGCCGACCAACCAGAAGAGCGGCTCCGTTCCCGACGCGAACGGCAACATCACCTGGACGGTGCGGCTGAACACCTCCGGCAATACCATACCGGCGGGTTCATCCATCTCCGACCCGATCACGGGCTACCAGACCTATGTGCCGGGCACGTTCAAGATTACGGACGCGACCAAGAAAACCACGGTGCTTGACAGCGGCGCGGCGACCGACAGCAGCGTCTATACGGCGGGCAGCACGCCCACCGGGCTGAATGCCGTGACCGGCACGCTTGCTTATACGTTTGCGAACGGATTTACAGACAACGACGAGTATGACGTGACCTATCAGACGCATATCACCGACCCGTCGCAGTATTTCAGCGGTTCGCAGATCGGCAACACGCTGACATTCAAGCACGCGGGCTGGTCCGATCAGCAGGTGACGGCTTCCGGTGTCACGATTTCCAAGCCGAACTATATCACCAAAACCGGTTCATACGGCAGCGGAGCGGTCACCTGGACCATCCAGTACGACAACGACAGCACCCCCGAGGATCTGCACAACGTGGTCATCACCGACCCGATCCCGGCCGGGACGACGCTGCAAAATGTTTATCTGAACGGCAGCGCCACGCCGCTCACGCTGGACTCGAGCCCGGCAGCTGTTTCAAACGGCAGCGCGGGTTATAACAGCACGGGCTATCTGCCCGCGCCCGGAAAATACAGCGTCATCACAACCAGCAGCGGCAAAACCCTTGTTTACAACGCGGGGGAAATCACCTCGCAGCAGACGCTGAAGCTGGTCACCGCCATCGACAACCCCAACTACAACCAGGTGAACGACCCGGGCTACAGCAACACCGCGACGATCTGGGCCGGCGACAACGGCTATATCGCGGGCGGTGTGTCCTCCGGCAGCGCATCGGTCGGCACGGGGGTCAATGTCATCCAAAAATCGGTGCTGAGTCAATACGATCCCTCTACACACCAGATTCAGTGGAAGATTCTGATTAACAAGACCGGCCAGACCCTGCCGGCGGGCACGTTTGTCAGCGATACCATCCCCACCGGGCTTTCGTATGTGCCGGGTACATTTAAGTTGGTGGACGTCACGCAAAGCAACAGCGTGGTGTACGACAGCGGCGCTTCGGGCGACGGCGCCGTCTATTCGGCCGGGGCGATAAAGTACACGTTCGGGAGTGCCTTTACCGATCAGTATGCGATTACCTATACCACGGTGGTGAACGACCCGGCTGTTTACGCCAACAATGTCGTCAACAAGGCCTATCCCAACACTGCGGTGCTCAACCCCAATAACAGCAGCAATACCAGCTCGTCCACCGCGACGGCGTATGTCACCAGCAACACACTGAAAAAATCGGGGTCATACGACCATGTAAACCGTGCAATCAACTGGACCGTCACGGTCAACCAGGACAAAACGCAGCTTGACAATGTTGTCGTCAAAGACCTGCTCAACGGCACGGGCATGTCCAACTTCGCGCTGGATCAAAGCTCCGTGAAGGCTACGGACAGCCACGGCAACCCGGTGTCCTTCACCGATGATTTTACCAATGGGCTTACGGTCAATCTGGGCAATATCAGCGATCAGATCACCATCACGTTCAGCACCAAGCTGACCCCGGATGCGTTCACCTATTTTGTAACAAACAACGCGAACCAGACGATCAGCACCTCCAACCAGGCCACCATGACCACCGACACCTGGCCGGACCACACTGTCACCTCCAACACCGCGCAGGTGCAGATCAGCAACACGGTGGTGAGCAAGAGCGGCTCGACATCCACAAGCAGCAATGTGGATTACATCGATTGGAGCGTGCAGATCAACCAGAACGCCGTGCAGATCTCCAACGGCGTGATTTCCGATACGCTGCCCGCCGGGCTGACGCTCGACACCTCCAGCGTCAAGCTGTATCAGCAGACGCTCCAGACCGATGGCACGTATGCCGCGAATCCCACGCAGGTTAATCAAAGCAACTATTCCATGACGTATGACGCCACTTCCGGCAATTTTGTCTTCACGCTGCCTGCGTCGATCACATCGCCCTATCTGCTCACGTTCCGCACGTATATCAGCTCCAGCTATTACAACAAGACGGCAACGTTCAGCAACTACGTCACATTTAATGGCACCGGTTTCACGCAGACCAGCAACACGACATCCGGCGGTACGCGGTATTACGGCGCGAGTGGCAGCGCCGACGGTACGTACGGCACGATCACGATCCTCAAAAAAGATACTTCCAATACCAAAATCCTTCCCGGTGCTACGTTTACCATGAATGACGGCTATTCCACCCGTACGGCCACGACCGACAGCAACGGGCAGGCGAATTTCGGCATGCTGCGCTTTGGCACCTATACGTTCACGGAAACGAAAGCCCCGGACAACTACCAGTTGGACAGTACGCCGTTCCAGGTGACGGTCGGCAGCACGACCCCAACCGTGACCTATACCAAAACGGATACGCTGAAAAACGGCACCATCCAGTTCACCAAACTCGGCGATAACGGTACGGGTCTCGCGGGTGCGGTCTTTACGCTCTATCAGGCCGACGGGACGACTCCGGTAACCAAAAACAACGTGAACGTTACCGCCACCTCCAACCAATATGGACAGGTGGAGTTCGACAATATCCCGTACGGCACCTATGTCATCAAGGAGACCGCGACGCCGGACGGCTATCTTCCCATTACGATCGGTGGCGTGCAGCTGCTCGACAGCAACGCGAGCATCGACACCGCCAACGGCAACACGCTGAATCTGGATACGGGCACCTATGACGGGACGCATGTGCTGGCCGCGTCGGCCCGCACAGACGCGGCCGGCGGCTCGATCACCGTCACCAAGGTGGACCAGAGCAGCCCCTCGACCACGCTGACGGGTGCAGTGTTTGTGCTGATGCAAAACGGTTCGCAGGTGGGCTCGCCGCAGACGACCGGCCAGAACGGCGTGGCGAAGTTCACCGGGCTCGCATCCGGCACCTATACCCTGCATGAGCAGACACCGCCGACGGATTACGGCACGGCGGCCGATTATACATTTACCATTGACGGAACCAAGCCGCTGGCGCAGCGCAATCTGACCTATACCGCCACCGATGCGAAACTGACCGGCACGGTCACGTTTAAGAAAGTGGACGGTTCCGGAAACGGGCTGGGCGGCGCCGTGTTCCGGCTGCGCACCTCCGGCGGAACACCGGTTGCAGACGCTACGTCCAGTTCGGACCCGGCGACGCTCGGGCAGGTCACGTTTACCGGTGTGCCATATGGCGACGGGTATACGATCGAAGAGGTCACGGGCGTCCGCAACCATGCCATGATGGCGCAGCCGTATACGTTCAGTCTGCATCAGCCGTCGCTGGATCTGGACGCCTTGAATACGGCGAATCACGTGAGCCCCAACCCGTTTATCAACACACTGAAAACGGCAAATGTCTGGTTTTCCAAGACAGACGGCGCTTCCGCGCTGGACGGCGCGACCTTCGGGCTGTATACCGACGCCGGAATGACCCACCAGATCGGGATGGCGACATCCGTCGGCGGCAAGGTCACGTTCGGCAATGTGCCGTACAGCGACAGCCCGTACTACGTGCAGGAACTGAGCACCCCGGACGACGCGCATTACCAGAAGGCGGCTTCGTTCTCCTTCTATCTCAACGACAATACGCTCGGCGTCAGCAACGGCGCGGTGCAACTGACCAAAACCAACACGTCGGCATTGAGCGGCGGCGTCTCCCCGTTTGACGCAAACGGCAATGTGGCGGATGCCCCGCAGGGCAGCATCACGGTGCGGAAAACAGATGCCCAGATCGGCAGCGTGCTGCAAAGCGCCGCGTTCCAACTGCTGGACGCCAATAAAAACGTACTTGCCACCGGCTCGACCAATGCTTACGGCTTGCTGGTATTCGGCAACCTGAGACTGAACGCGACCGGCAATACGGTCTTTTATCTGCATGAACTCAATCCGCCGGCCGACTATGCTCTGCTGACGCTCGATACGCAGGTGGTTTTGAATTACGCGAACAGCAAGGCCAATCTGTCCAATCTTGACGTGACCCAGCCGGTCGGCAACACACTCAAGACCGGCACCATCCAGTTTACCAAGCGCGGCACCGGAGACGTCGCGCTGCAGGGAGCGGTCTATACGCTCTACACCAAGACCGCGTCCGGCGGCAAAGGAAGCGCGCTGGCCGCGACCGATACGCGCCCCAATCCTGTCACGTCGGGTCAAAACGGCCTGGTGCAGTTTACCAATGTGCCCTACGGCGACTATATCATAGAAGAGACCGGCACCCAGAGCGGTACTCCGGCGGCGGATTATACGGTGAGCAGCGCTGAAATCTCCGTTGGCCTGCACGACGCATCCGGCGGCACCGTGACCCTTCCGGATGTGACCGATACGCTCAAGACCGGCAGCGTCCAGTTTACGAAAAAAGCGGCGGACGGCAGCAACCTTGCGGGCGCGACGTTCACGCTCACGGGCGCGGGCGGCTACTCGCAGCAGGTGACTTCGGACCAGAACGGCCTGGTGAAATTCACGGATGTGCCTTATGGCGAATACACGCTGACGGAAACAGGCGCGCCGGTGGACTACACCATCGTGGCGCCGGTGGCGGTCTCGCTGCACGACAGCACGACGAACGGCACCGGTTCGCTCACCATGCACGACATGGTGGACGCGCTCAAGACCGGCGCCATCCAGTTTACGAAGAACGGGGCAGGCGGACCGCTGGACGGCGTGACCTTCACGCTTTACGATGCGGACGGCGTCCACCCCATTGCCGACAGCAATGGCAAAGCGATCACGGCGGTGTCCGGCCAGAACGGGCAGGCGGGCGTAGTGCGGTTCACCAACATCCCGTATGGGAACTATAAGATTTGGGAAACCGGCACGCCGGCGGATTATCTCCCCTACACCGCAGCCATCCCGGTGAGCCTGCACGACGGCCAAGTGGATGCGGACGATACCTTGCAGCTCAATGCGGTTACCAATACGCTCAAGACCGGCACCGTCCAGTTTACCAAGAAAGCGGCGGACGGCAGCAATCTCGCGGGCGCGACGTTCACGCTCACAAGCGCGGGCGGCTACTCGCAGCAGGTGACTTCGGACCAGAACGGCCTGGTGAAATTCACGGATGTGCCTTATGGCGAATACACGCTGACGGAAACAGGCGCGCCGGCGGACTACACCATCGTGGTGCCGGTGGCGGTCTCGCTGCATGACAGCACGACGAACGGCACCGGTTCGCTCACCATGCACGACATGGTGGACGCGCTCAAGACCGGCACCGTCCAGTTTACCAAGAAAGCGGCGGACGGCAGCAATCTCGCGGGCGCGACGTTCACGCTCACGGGCGCGGGCGGCTACTCGCAGCAGGTGACTTCGGACCAGAACGGCCTGGTGAAATTCACGGATGTGCCTTATGGCGAATATACGCTGACGGAAACGGGCGCGCCGGCGGACTACACCATCGTGGCGCCGGTGGCGGTCTCGCTGCACGATAGCACGACGAACGGCACCGGTTCGCTTACCATGCACGACATGGTGGACGCGCTCAAGACCGGCACCGTCCAGTTTACCAAGAAAGCGGCGGATGGCAGCAATCTCGCGGGCGCGACGTTCACGCTCACGGGCGCGAGCGGCTACTCGCAGCAGGTGACCTCTGATAAAAATGGCCTGGTGAAATTCACGGATGTGCCTTATGGCGAATACACGCTGACGGAAACGGGCGCGCCGGCGGACTACACCATCGTGGCGCCGGTGGCGGTTTCGCTGCACGACAGCACGACGGGCGGCACCGGTTCGCTCACCATGCACGACATGGTGGACGCGCTCAAGACCGGCACCGTCCAGTTTACCAAGAAAGCGGCGGACGGCAGCAATCTCGCGGGCGCGACGTTCACGCTCACGGGCGCGAGCGGCTACTCGCAGCAGGTGACTTCGGACCAGAGCGGCCTGGTGAAATTCACGGATGTGCCTTATGGCGAATACACGCTGACGGAAACGGGCGCGCCGGCGGACTACACCATCGTGGCGCCGGTGGCGGTCTCGCTGCACGATAGCACGACGAACGGTACCGGTTCGCTCACCATGCACGACATGGTGGACGCGCTCAAGACCGGTACCGTCCAGTTTACCAAGAAAGCGGCGGACGGCAGCAATCTCGCGGGCGCGACGTTCACGCTCACGGGCGCGGGCGGCTACTCGCAGCAGGTGACCTCTGATAAAAATGGCCTGGTGAAATTCACGGATGTGCCTTATGGCGAATACACACTGACAGAAACGGGCGCGCCGGCGGACTACACCATCGTGGCGCCGGTGGCGGTTTCGCTGCACAACAGCACGACGAACGGCACCGGTTCGCTCACCATGCACGACATGGTGGACGCGCTCAAGACCGGCACCATCCAGTTTACGAAGTGGGCGCAGAACGGCGGTGTGCTGCCCGGAGCGACCTTTACGCTGACCGGCGGATCGGTCAGCAAGACCGCCACCTCCGACCAAAACGGCGTGGTAAAGTTCACGGATGTGCCCTATGGCGACTATGTAATCACCGAAACCGGCGTGCCCGCCAACTATGTGGCGGTCAGCCCCATCTCCGTTTCACTGCATGACGGTAATACATCCATCCACAGCGGCACTCTGGATCTGGGGCGTGTGACTGACACGATCAAGACCGGTGATGTTGTGGTCCACGATGGCGGCGAAACGCCGGGTCAGGTCGTTACGATCTATGACCAGAACGGCAACCCGATTGCGTCCGGCGTAACGGATGCGAACGGCAATGTGGTGTTCCACGATGTGCCCTATGGCAGCTACGTGGTGAAAATCGGCGACAAGATCGTCCCGGTAGCTCTCAACTCCCCGACAGCCAACGTGGATCTTGCGGCAAACCCATACACCGGTATGACGGGCGAAGATCTGCCTCCCTACGCGGCGCTGGGTGCGCTGATGCTGGCTCTGGGCGGCGCGACGCTGGCCCTGAAGCGCCGGCGGAAACATGAATAA